One Choloepus didactylus isolate mChoDid1 chromosome 8, mChoDid1.pri, whole genome shotgun sequence DNA window includes the following coding sequences:
- the DNAJC22 gene encoding LOW QUALITY PROTEIN: dnaJ homolog subfamily C member 22 (The sequence of the model RefSeq protein was modified relative to this genomic sequence to represent the inferred CDS: substituted 1 base at 1 genomic stop codon): MMAKGLLVTYALWAVGGPAGLQHLYLGRDSHALLWMLTLGGGGLGWLWEFWKLPSFVAQANRAQGQRKSPRRETSPLSSVRFVTQIIVGIYFGLVALISLSSMTYFYIVGLPLAVGLGVLLVAAVGDQTSDFKNTLGVAFFTSLIFYGHPIAILLISLTASITAQKHRRYKSLVGSETLGVRLYRLVLAYLAVTGPLAYSTFCNTAATLSYVAETLGSLLSWFSFFPLLGRLMESVFLLPYWVXRLLVGDLDFSSGYFQEWEKLYEFVHGFQDEKQQLVYQVLDLSEGATNEEIHRSYQELVKTWHPDPNRDQTEEAQRHFLEIQAVYGVLSQPRKPRGPQK; this comes from the exons ATGATGGCCAAGGGGCTCCTTGTGACCTATGCCCTCTGGGCTGTGGGGGGCCCTGCTGGGCTCCAGCACCTGTACTTGGGACGGGACAGCCATGCCCTGCTCTGGATGCTTACCCTAGGTGGTGGTGGGCTGGGCTGGCTCTGGGAGTTCTGGAAGCTCCCAAGCTTTGTAGCTCAGGCCAACAGAGCGCAGGGGCAGAGAAAGAGTCCAAGAAGGGAAACATCCCCTCTGAGTTCTGTTCGTTTTGTCACCCAGATTATAGTGGGCATCTATTTTGGCCTTGTGGCCCTGATTAGCCTTTCTTCCATGACCTACTTCTACATTGTAGGCCTCCCATTGGCAGTTGGCTTAGGGGTCTTGCTGGTGGCTGCTGTTGGTGACCAGACCTCAGACTTTAAGAACACTCTAGGGGTGGCATTTTTTACTTCTCTTATCTTCTATGGCCACCCCATAGCCATTCTGCTCATCAGCTTGACTGCCAGCATTACAGCCCAGAAACATCGCCGCTACAAATCTTTAGTAGGGTCAGAGACGCTCGGTGTGCGGCTCTACCGGCTGGTCTTGGCTTATCTTGCTGTCACCGGCCCACTAGCCTACAGCACCTTCTGCAACACAGCTGCTACCCTCAGCTATGTAGCAGAAACCCTTGGTTCCCTCTTGAGTTGGTTTAGCTTCTTCCCCCTTCTTGGTCGCCTCATGGAGTCCGTCTTCCTTCTGCCTTATTGGGTCTAGAGGCTGCTGGTGGGGGATCTTGACTTCAGCAGTGGCTATTTCCAGGAGTGGGAGAAGCTCTACGAGTTTGTTCATGGTTTTCAGGATGAAAAGCAGCAGTTGGTTTACCAG GTTCTGGACCTCTCTGAGGGGgcaacaaatgaagaaatacatCGGAGTTACCAGGAACTAGTGAAGACCTGGCACCCTGACCCTAACCGGGATCAGACAGAGGAGGCACAGAGGCACTTCCTGGAGATCCAGGCTGTGTATGGAGTCCTGAGTCAACCCAGGAAGCCTAGGGGACcccagaaatga
- the C1QL4 gene encoding complement C1q-like protein 4: protein MVLLLLVAIPLLVHSSRGPAHYEMLGRCRMVCDPHGPRSPGPDGAPASVPPFPPGTKGEVGRRGKAGLRGPPGPPGPRGPPGEPGRPGPPGPPGPGPGGAAPPAGYVPRIAFYAGLRRPHEGYEVLRFDDVVTNVGNAYEAASGKFTCPMPGVYFFAYHVLMRGGDGTSMWADLMKNGQVRASAIAQDADQNYDYASNSVILHLDVGDEVFVKLDGGKVHGGNTNKYSTFSGFIIYPD from the exons atggtgctgctgctgctcgTGGCCATCCCGCTGCTGGTGCACAGCTCCCGCGGGCCGGCGCACTACGAGATGCTGGGTCGCTGCCGTATGGTGTGCGACCCGCACGGGCCTCGAAGCCCGGGCCCCGACGGTGCGCCCGCCTCCGTGCCCCCTTTCCCGCCGGGCACCAAGGGAGAGGTGGGCCGGCGCGGGAAGGCAGGCCTGAGGGGGCCCCCGGGACCTCCAGGTCCCAGAGGGCCCCCAGGAGAGCCTGGCAGGCCGGGCCCCCCGGGCCCTCCTGGCCCAGGTCCCGGCGGAGCAGCGCCCCCTGCAGGCTATGTGCCTCGCATTGCCTTCTACGCTGGCCTGCGACGGCCTCACGAGGGTTATGAGGTGCTGCGCTTCGACGACGTGGTGACCAACGTGGGCAACGCTTACGAGGCGGCCAGCGGCAAGTTCACCTGCCCCATGCCGGGCGTCTACTTTTTTGCTTACCACGTGCTCATGCGCGGTGGCGACGGCACCAGCATGTGGGCAGACCTGATGAAGAATGGACAG GTTCGGGCCAGCGCCATTGCCCAGGATGCGGACCAGAACTACGACTATGCCAGCAACAGCGTCATCCTGCACCTGGATGTAGGCGACGAGGTCTTCGTCAAGCTGGATGGCGGGAAAGTGCACGGCGGGAACACCAACAAGTACAGCACTTTCTCTGGCTTCATCATCTACCCGGACTGA